Proteins from a single region of Halorubrum sp. 2020YC2:
- a CDS encoding S9 family peptidase yields MSELPLDAYYDLTQIGEVAVSPAGDRVAFTATEHDQAADEAVSSLFVAPTDGSREPHRLTSASGASAPTWGPDGDRLAFVAARERDAERRVGWRDRDEDEADGEETESEGDEGDDEAEAAEGEAADDEPLGSGDEEPKPQVWVFDLALGGDARQVTERDEGVAGFDWAPDGDRLVIESRDPTDEESEYLDQVREEGGPIETTRLQHKVNGAGWTDDVTRYLFVVDLDDPESDPRRLDDAYGGGAFEDLAGMDPAWGPDGRIAFTSCRLDRPDDTTVRDLYAVSPDGGDAERLTGGDLSHGAPAWRPDGDEIATVASDPDDPPAPAEVYLVSESGGEVASLTADLDRTVARGGEPMWVDGAIYVRIADESSTRLARVETDGTVERAFEAQGRDRAMAGFDVADGGSTAVTVLSEPEDGSDLYAVDVADLDATGEPESFRRLTRVNESLVDEFSMPTAERVSWESDGWTLDGVCYHDPEVDPADGDHPLVVAIHGGPMSYDEPVFSFGHAALTSRGYLVFRPNYRGGTSRGREFTAELTGKWGTAEVDDIAAGVESLADRGWVDPDRVFGHGFSYGGIAQGFLVTQEPDLFAAAAPEHGIYDLRSAFGTDDTHVWLEAEFGLPWENPEAYDASTAVLDAGNIETPLLVMAGGEDWRCPSSQSEQLYVAARKQGVDAELVVYPDEHHNIGDPDRAIHRLEKILDWYETHDPAVEAEADEE; encoded by the coding sequence ATGTCGGAACTGCCGCTGGACGCGTACTACGACCTGACGCAGATAGGCGAGGTCGCCGTCTCCCCGGCCGGCGACCGCGTCGCCTTCACCGCGACCGAGCACGATCAGGCCGCCGACGAGGCGGTCTCCTCGCTGTTCGTCGCCCCGACGGACGGCTCCCGCGAGCCGCACCGCCTGACGAGCGCGTCGGGCGCCTCCGCGCCGACGTGGGGCCCGGACGGCGACCGTCTCGCGTTCGTGGCCGCCCGCGAGCGCGACGCCGAGCGACGAGTCGGCTGGCGCGACCGAGACGAGGACGAGGCCGACGGGGAGGAAACGGAGAGCGAAGGCGACGAGGGCGACGACGAGGCGGAGGCTGCCGAAGGCGAGGCGGCCGACGACGAGCCCCTCGGAAGCGGCGACGAGGAGCCGAAGCCGCAGGTGTGGGTGTTCGACCTCGCCCTCGGCGGCGACGCCCGGCAGGTCACCGAGCGCGACGAGGGCGTCGCCGGCTTCGACTGGGCGCCCGACGGCGACCGACTGGTGATCGAGTCCCGGGACCCGACCGACGAGGAGTCCGAGTACCTCGATCAGGTGCGCGAGGAGGGCGGCCCCATCGAGACGACCCGGCTCCAGCACAAGGTGAACGGCGCGGGCTGGACCGACGACGTGACGCGGTACCTCTTCGTCGTCGACCTCGACGACCCCGAGAGCGACCCGCGACGGCTCGACGACGCGTACGGCGGCGGCGCCTTCGAGGACCTCGCCGGCATGGACCCCGCGTGGGGGCCCGACGGCCGGATCGCGTTCACGTCCTGCCGGCTCGACCGCCCGGACGACACGACCGTCCGCGACCTGTACGCCGTCTCGCCCGACGGCGGCGACGCGGAGCGGCTCACGGGCGGCGACCTCTCCCACGGCGCGCCGGCGTGGCGCCCGGACGGCGACGAGATAGCGACCGTCGCGAGCGACCCCGACGACCCGCCGGCCCCGGCGGAGGTGTACCTCGTGAGCGAGAGCGGCGGCGAGGTCGCTTCGCTCACCGCCGACCTCGACCGGACGGTCGCCCGCGGCGGGGAGCCGATGTGGGTCGACGGCGCGATATACGTCCGAATCGCGGACGAGAGCAGCACCCGCTTGGCCCGCGTCGAGACCGACGGAACCGTCGAGCGCGCCTTCGAGGCGCAGGGCCGCGACCGCGCGATGGCCGGCTTCGACGTGGCCGACGGCGGGTCGACGGCGGTGACGGTCCTGTCGGAGCCGGAGGACGGGAGCGACCTCTACGCGGTCGACGTCGCTGACCTCGACGCCACGGGTGAACCGGAGTCCTTCCGGCGGCTCACCCGCGTCAACGAGTCGCTCGTCGACGAGTTTTCGATGCCGACCGCCGAGCGCGTCAGTTGGGAGTCCGACGGCTGGACGCTCGACGGCGTGTGCTACCACGACCCCGAGGTCGACCCCGCGGACGGCGACCACCCGCTGGTGGTGGCGATCCACGGCGGCCCGATGTCGTACGACGAGCCGGTGTTCAGCTTCGGGCACGCCGCCCTGACGAGCCGCGGGTACCTCGTCTTCCGCCCGAACTACCGCGGCGGGACCTCCCGGGGCCGCGAGTTCACCGCGGAGCTGACCGGGAAGTGGGGGACCGCCGAGGTCGACGACATCGCGGCCGGCGTCGAGTCGCTCGCGGACCGCGGCTGGGTCGACCCCGACCGCGTGTTCGGCCACGGCTTCTCGTACGGCGGCATCGCGCAGGGGTTCCTCGTCACCCAGGAGCCGGACCTGTTCGCCGCCGCGGCGCCGGAGCACGGCATCTACGACCTCCGGTCGGCGTTCGGGACGGACGACACCCACGTCTGGCTGGAGGCGGAGTTCGGGCTCCCGTGGGAGAACCCCGAGGCGTACGACGCGTCGACGGCGGTCCTCGACGCCGGGAACATCGAGACGCCGCTGCTCGTGATGGCCGGCGGCGAGGACTGGCGGTGCCCCTCCTCGCAGTCGGAGCAGCTGTACGTCGCCGCCCGCAAGCAGGGGGTCGACGCCGAACTGGTCGTCTACCCGGACGAACACCACAACATCGGTGACCCCGACCGCGCGATCCACCGGCTAGAGAAGATCCTCGACTGGTACGAGACCCACGACCCGGCGGTCGAGGCCGAAGCAGACGAGGAGTGA
- the mce gene encoding methylmalonyl-CoA epimerase, which translates to MRFDHVGVATRDATALADLFGGLLDAPVAHEETFDDMRIVFLELDGGGYFELLEPDAGGTIADYLDREGPGVHHVALAVDDLPAALDHARDLGIDLVDEGPRPGAWGHEVAFCHPRSTGGVLVEFVEH; encoded by the coding sequence ATGCGCTTCGACCACGTCGGCGTCGCCACGCGCGACGCCACCGCCTTGGCCGACCTGTTCGGCGGTCTGCTCGACGCACCGGTCGCCCACGAGGAGACGTTCGACGACATGCGGATCGTCTTCCTCGAACTCGACGGGGGCGGCTACTTCGAGCTGCTCGAACCGGACGCGGGCGGGACGATAGCCGACTACCTCGACCGCGAGGGGCCCGGCGTTCACCACGTCGCGCTCGCGGTCGACGACCTCCCGGCCGCGCTCGACCACGCGCGCGACCTCGGGATCGACCTCGTCGACGAGGGGCCGCGCCCCGGCGCGTGGGGCCACGAGGTGGCGTTCTGTCACCCGCGGTCGACGGGCGGCGTGCTCGTGGAGTTCGTCGAGCACTGA
- a CDS encoding PH domain-containing protein — MSTEEAHGVRHEAGTTGINVMDGESVLQNRHPGWGLWWKHLGVAALILLFSLGAGLDGFFGGLVVAGLVVGYVAFARSQSRYIVTDERVKKEVGFLRSDTREYRISDIQGIDTSQSLIGRLLGHGHIDVRTSDGTHIPWVGVPDHEGVAQSVRTHQRKYDSSMDRK, encoded by the coding sequence ATGTCTACTGAAGAAGCACACGGCGTACGACACGAGGCCGGGACGACCGGCATCAACGTGATGGACGGCGAGTCCGTCCTACAGAACCGACACCCCGGATGGGGCCTCTGGTGGAAACACCTCGGCGTCGCGGCCCTGATCCTCCTGTTCAGCCTCGGGGCCGGCCTCGACGGCTTCTTCGGCGGCCTCGTCGTCGCCGGACTCGTCGTCGGCTACGTCGCGTTCGCCCGGAGCCAGTCCCGGTACATCGTCACCGACGAGCGGGTGAAAAAGGAGGTCGGCTTCCTGCGGAGCGACACCCGCGAGTACCGCATCTCCGACATTCAGGGCATCGACACCTCCCAGAGCCTCATCGGGCGGCTCCTCGGGCACGGCCACATCGACGTCCGGACGTCCGACGGCACCCACATCCCGTGGGTCGGCGTCCCCGACCACGAGGGCGTCGCGCAGTCGGTCCGGACCCACCAGCGCAAGTACGACTCGTCGATGGACCGGAAGTAA
- a CDS encoding formate/nitrite transporter family protein, whose protein sequence is MSDSQTDAATEQMSSRNILGSLLETGLHEMNRERSGLLLSGLSAGLDIGFGPLMMAVVLTLSPGGFGDLPTELLLASVYSIGFMFVILGRSELFTEHTTLAVIPVIDGQASVRQLGRLWGLVYVGNIVGGLLFTLLVTLLMPELGVVDPASFETIALKLVDHDLPWLFVGGVFAGWLMGLLAWLVTAAQDTTARILLVLIVTGTIGLLHLPHSIAGNVEVLFGLLVSSAVTPMDYVGFLVLATLGNAFGGAVFVALLKYGHVVRGAN, encoded by the coding sequence GTGAGCGACTCACAGACCGACGCGGCGACGGAGCAGATGTCGTCCCGGAACATCCTCGGCTCGCTGCTCGAGACCGGGCTTCACGAGATGAACCGGGAGCGGTCCGGGCTGCTGTTGTCGGGGCTGTCGGCGGGGCTGGACATTGGGTTCGGCCCGCTGATGATGGCCGTCGTTTTGACCCTCTCACCGGGCGGCTTCGGTGACCTCCCGACCGAGCTGCTGTTGGCGAGCGTCTACTCCATCGGCTTCATGTTCGTCATCTTGGGTCGCTCGGAGCTTTTCACCGAGCACACGACGCTGGCGGTGATCCCCGTGATCGACGGGCAGGCCTCGGTCCGACAGCTGGGGCGGCTCTGGGGGCTCGTGTACGTCGGCAACATCGTCGGCGGACTGCTGTTCACCCTGCTCGTGACCCTGCTGATGCCCGAACTCGGCGTCGTCGACCCCGCGTCGTTCGAGACCATCGCGCTGAAGCTCGTCGACCACGACCTCCCGTGGCTGTTCGTCGGCGGTGTGTTCGCCGGGTGGCTGATGGGGCTGCTGGCGTGGCTCGTGACGGCGGCGCAGGACACGACCGCGCGGATCCTCCTCGTGTTGATCGTCACCGGCACGATCGGCCTGCTCCACCTCCCGCACTCGATCGCGGGCAACGTCGAGGTGCTGTTCGGGCTGCTCGTCTCGTCGGCCGTCACCCCGATGGACTACGTCGGGTTCCTCGTGCTGGCGACGCTCGGCAACGCGTTCGGCGGCGCGGTGTTCGTCGCGCTGCTGAAGTACGGACACGTCGTCCGCGGCGCGAACTGA
- a CDS encoding methylmalonyl-CoA mutase family protein, producing MYDPEELAAIREAKESWEDGTYGETVDRFGEREETFTTDTGGQEVDPLYTPADVETDYREDLGYPGEEPYTRGVYSTMHRGRLWTMRQYAGMGTAAETNERFQYLIDEGSSGLSMAFDLPTQMGYDSDAAMAEGEVGRSGVAIDTLDDFETVFDGIPLDEVSTSMTINAPAAVLLAMYVAMGDEQGVPRDQLRGTIQNDIMKEYIARNLYIYPPKQSMRLITDIFEFCAAETPSFNTISISGYHIREAGSTAAQEIAFTLGDGIEYVEAALDAGLDVDEFAPQLSFFFNAHNNIFEEAAKFRAARRMWAQIMEERFSAENPKSKQLKFHTQTGGSTLTAQQIENNVVRVSYQALAAVLGGTQSLHTNGKDEALALPTEKSVRTALRTQQILAHESGAADTIDPLAGSYYVESLTDGIEEEAFEILEEVDRRGGMLEAVESGWVQRQIQDVAFERQQEIEEGERIIVGVNEFEVDEEPEMDLEEVDPDQEQNQRERLNGVKADRDDDAVEDALAGLREAAQGTENVMPHVVDAVKAYATVQEISDVLRDEFGEYKPGR from the coding sequence ATGTACGACCCTGAGGAACTCGCCGCGATCCGGGAGGCCAAGGAGTCGTGGGAGGACGGAACCTACGGCGAGACGGTCGACCGGTTCGGCGAGCGAGAGGAGACGTTCACCACCGACACCGGGGGGCAGGAGGTCGACCCCCTCTACACCCCGGCCGACGTCGAGACCGACTACCGCGAGGACCTCGGCTACCCCGGCGAGGAGCCGTACACCCGGGGCGTCTACTCGACGATGCACCGGGGGCGGCTGTGGACGATGCGCCAGTACGCCGGGATGGGCACCGCCGCGGAGACGAACGAGCGGTTCCAGTACCTCATCGACGAGGGGTCGTCCGGGCTGTCGATGGCGTTCGACCTCCCGACCCAGATGGGGTACGACTCCGACGCCGCGATGGCCGAGGGCGAGGTGGGGCGCTCGGGCGTCGCAATCGACACCTTAGACGACTTCGAGACGGTCTTCGACGGCATCCCGCTCGACGAGGTGTCCACGTCGATGACGATCAACGCCCCCGCCGCGGTGCTGCTCGCGATGTACGTCGCGATGGGCGACGAGCAGGGGGTCCCGCGCGACCAGCTCCGCGGGACGATCCAGAACGACATCATGAAGGAGTACATCGCGCGGAACCTCTACATCTACCCGCCGAAGCAGTCGATGCGGCTGATCACGGACATCTTCGAGTTCTGCGCGGCCGAGACCCCCAGCTTCAACACCATCTCCATCTCGGGGTACCACATCCGGGAGGCCGGCTCGACCGCGGCCCAGGAGATCGCCTTCACCCTCGGGGACGGCATCGAGTACGTCGAGGCCGCGCTCGACGCCGGACTCGACGTCGACGAGTTCGCCCCCCAGCTCTCCTTCTTCTTCAACGCTCACAACAACATCTTCGAGGAGGCCGCGAAGTTCCGCGCCGCCCGCCGGATGTGGGCGCAGATCATGGAGGAGCGGTTCAGCGCCGAGAACCCCAAGTCGAAGCAGCTGAAGTTCCACACCCAGACCGGCGGTTCGACGCTCACCGCCCAGCAGATCGAGAACAACGTCGTCCGCGTCTCGTATCAGGCGCTCGCCGCGGTCCTCGGCGGCACCCAGAGCCTCCACACGAACGGGAAAGACGAGGCGCTCGCCCTCCCGACCGAGAAGTCCGTCCGCACCGCGCTGCGCACCCAGCAGATCCTCGCTCACGAGTCGGGCGCGGCCGACACGATCGACCCGCTCGCGGGGTCGTACTACGTCGAGAGCCTCACCGACGGGATCGAGGAGGAGGCGTTCGAGATCTTAGAGGAGGTCGACCGCCGCGGCGGCATGCTGGAGGCCGTCGAGAGCGGCTGGGTCCAGCGGCAGATCCAGGACGTGGCCTTCGAGCGCCAACAGGAGATCGAGGAGGGCGAGCGGATCATCGTCGGCGTCAACGAGTTCGAGGTGGACGAGGAGCCGGAGATGGACCTCGAAGAGGTCGACCCCGACCAAGAGCAGAACCAGCGGGAGCGCCTGAACGGGGTGAAGGCCGACCGCGACGACGACGCGGTCGAGGACGCGCTCGCCGGGCTCCGCGAGGCCGCACAGGGGACCGAGAACGTGATGCCCCACGTCGTCGACGCGGTGAAGGCGTACGCGACGGTTCAGGAGATATCCGACGTGCTCCGCGACGAGTTCGGGGAGTACAAGCCGGGTCGCTAG
- a CDS encoding O-methyltransferase: MDVFTDPARRFLSATAPEHTAVQSEMADLADEWGFPVIGPEAGAVLRLLARLTDADRVFEFGSGFGYSATWFLRGGAERVVCTEFDADEAERGVAFAADHGYADEVTFEVGDAMETVERYDGPFDVVLIDHQKGRYADAYRTVLPKVRSGGVVVADNVTRGPIDFEALVAHFEAGEPLPDDAVDGETRGIGEYLGTVRSDDAVETAVLPVGSGIAVSTVVR, translated from the coding sequence ATGGACGTGTTCACCGACCCCGCGCGTCGGTTCCTCTCCGCGACGGCGCCGGAACACACCGCGGTCCAGTCGGAGATGGCCGACCTCGCGGACGAGTGGGGGTTCCCCGTCATCGGTCCCGAGGCGGGGGCGGTCCTCCGCCTGCTCGCGCGGCTGACGGACGCGGACCGGGTCTTCGAGTTCGGCTCCGGCTTCGGCTACTCCGCCACGTGGTTCCTCCGCGGCGGGGCCGAGCGCGTGGTGTGCACCGAGTTCGACGCCGACGAGGCCGAGCGCGGCGTCGCGTTCGCCGCCGATCACGGCTACGCCGACGAGGTCACCTTCGAGGTCGGGGACGCGATGGAGACGGTCGAGCGCTACGACGGTCCCTTCGACGTGGTCCTTATCGACCACCAGAAGGGGCGGTACGCCGACGCCTACCGGACGGTCCTGCCGAAGGTCCGCTCCGGGGGCGTGGTCGTCGCTGACAACGTCACCCGCGGCCCCATCGACTTCGAGGCCCTCGTCGCGCACTTCGAGGCGGGCGAACCGCTCCCGGACGACGCGGTCGACGGGGAGACGCGCGGCATCGGCGAGTACCTGGGGACCGTCCGCTCGGACGACGCGGTCGAGACGGCGGTACTCCCCGTCGGGTCCGGCATCGCCGTCTCGACGGTCGTCCGGTGA
- a CDS encoding PAS domain S-box protein has protein sequence MSGGIEADGSNGARGRSVVRVLVVDDEPGFADVAASLLEERDDRIEATPAESAAAALDALSASTFDCVVSDYEMPGTDGIELLETVRERHGDLPFVLFTGEGSEAVASEAVSAGVDEYLRKGAEPEGYSRLAAAVGDLVSRTRESRRIARHLDRVSDAFCEIDVDWQVTYLNDRAVRMIDLDADDLLGERIWDLFPETAGTDGEAALREAAATGDPVRFEQHVDRLGADLVVNAYPTDDGLALYFRDVTEKREQERELRELSERLRLAVEGADVGVWDWNVRTDEVRFDERWAAMLGHETDEIAFDLSSWEDRVHSDDIEDAWDAIEAHFAGEADLYQADFRMRTKSGDWKWIRDRGRVVERTDAGEPLRAVGIHIDVTEEKARERELERYRRIVDELPESVCIYDADGRFDLVNDHLADVYGASPEGLVGEQSRLIERVRETSDGDPFGALVDGDRDSLTGTTELDLPTKSDAIIDYALTRLVIDGEFDGVLGISRDVTGDRRRQRRLEHTSARLEALFERSPDMVDIHDESGEIVDANRAMTEALGYERDEVVGRDVWEVDAELTPEEGVRLWNDLEMDETVRLETSFVRADGSTFPVEVNVRRIDVRGEDRFLASSRDISERKAYERRIERENERLDEFASIVSHDLRNPLNVLSGYLRLARETGTDSYFDRCERALDEMERLIEDVLALAKQGEAVGSVERVDLGDLAAEYSDDAFGPADGEDPFGSDGDSEGPSVEVAVETDGEIYADPGRVRQLLGNLFRNADEHGGERVVVDDLPDGFYVEDDGPGIAPDERDEVFESGYTTSETGTGFGLAIVERIAEAHGWEVAVAEGDGGGARFEFVDVDRPESAGAEPGTEDGESSVAGGGSTGVGGESAPGEAGQRD, from the coding sequence ATGAGCGGAGGGATCGAAGCCGACGGGTCGAACGGTGCCCGAGGGCGCTCGGTGGTCCGCGTGCTCGTCGTCGACGACGAGCCGGGGTTCGCGGACGTGGCGGCGTCCCTCCTCGAGGAGCGCGACGACCGGATCGAGGCGACGCCGGCCGAGAGTGCGGCGGCGGCGCTGGACGCGCTGTCCGCGTCGACGTTCGACTGCGTCGTCTCGGACTACGAGATGCCCGGGACGGACGGGATCGAACTGCTCGAAACCGTCCGCGAGCGGCACGGCGACCTCCCGTTCGTGCTGTTCACCGGCGAGGGGTCGGAGGCGGTCGCCAGCGAGGCGGTCTCGGCGGGCGTCGACGAGTACCTCCGCAAGGGCGCGGAGCCGGAGGGGTACTCGCGGCTCGCGGCCGCGGTCGGTGACCTCGTCTCGCGGACGCGGGAGTCGCGCCGGATCGCTCGGCACCTGGACCGGGTGTCCGACGCGTTCTGCGAGATCGACGTCGACTGGCAGGTGACGTACCTCAACGACCGCGCGGTGCGGATGATCGACCTCGACGCGGACGACCTGCTCGGGGAGCGGATCTGGGACCTGTTCCCCGAGACCGCTGGCACCGACGGCGAGGCGGCCCTCCGGGAGGCCGCCGCGACGGGCGATCCGGTGCGGTTCGAACAGCACGTCGACCGGCTCGGCGCCGACCTCGTCGTGAACGCCTACCCGACGGACGACGGGCTCGCGCTGTACTTCCGGGACGTGACGGAAAAGCGGGAACAGGAGCGGGAGCTCCGCGAGCTGTCCGAGCGGCTCCGACTGGCCGTCGAGGGGGCCGACGTCGGCGTCTGGGACTGGAACGTCCGGACCGACGAGGTCCGGTTCGACGAGCGGTGGGCGGCGATGCTCGGGCACGAAACCGACGAGATCGCCTTCGACCTCTCCTCGTGGGAGGACCGGGTCCACTCCGACGACATCGAGGACGCCTGGGACGCCATCGAGGCGCACTTCGCCGGCGAGGCGGACCTCTATCAGGCCGACTTCCGGATGCGGACGAAGTCGGGCGACTGGAAGTGGATCCGCGACCGCGGTCGCGTCGTCGAGCGGACGGATGCGGGAGAGCCGCTCCGGGCCGTCGGGATCCACATCGACGTCACCGAGGAGAAGGCGCGCGAGCGGGAGTTGGAGCGATATCGCCGCATCGTCGACGAGCTGCCCGAGTCGGTCTGTATCTACGACGCCGACGGGCGGTTCGACCTCGTCAACGACCACCTCGCGGACGTGTACGGCGCCTCGCCCGAGGGGCTCGTCGGAGAACAGAGCCGCCTCATCGAGCGGGTCCGAGAGACGAGCGACGGGGACCCGTTCGGCGCGCTCGTCGACGGCGACCGCGACTCGCTGACCGGGACGACGGAGCTCGACCTCCCGACGAAGTCGGACGCGATCATCGACTACGCCCTGACGCGGCTCGTCATCGACGGCGAGTTCGACGGGGTGCTCGGCATCTCGCGGGACGTGACGGGGGACCGACGCCGGCAGCGCCGGCTCGAACACACCTCCGCCCGGCTGGAGGCGCTGTTCGAGCGCTCCCCGGACATGGTCGACATCCACGACGAGTCGGGGGAGATCGTCGACGCGAACCGGGCGATGACGGAGGCGCTCGGGTACGAGCGCGACGAGGTCGTCGGGAGGGACGTCTGGGAGGTCGACGCGGAGCTGACCCCGGAAGAGGGCGTGCGGCTCTGGAACGACCTGGAGATGGACGAGACGGTCCGGCTGGAGACCTCGTTCGTCCGGGCCGACGGCTCGACGTTCCCGGTCGAGGTCAACGTCAGGCGCATCGACGTCCGAGGCGAGGACCGCTTCCTGGCGAGCAGCCGCGACATCTCCGAACGGAAGGCGTACGAGCGCCGGATCGAACGCGAGAACGAGCGCTTAGACGAGTTCGCGAGCATCGTCTCCCACGACCTCCGGAACCCGCTCAACGTCCTCTCCGGGTACCTGCGGCTCGCCCGCGAGACGGGCACCGACTCCTATTTCGACCGCTGCGAGCGCGCGCTCGACGAGATGGAGCGGCTGATAGAGGACGTGCTCGCGCTCGCCAAGCAGGGCGAGGCGGTCGGGTCGGTCGAGCGCGTCGACCTCGGGGACTTGGCCGCCGAGTACAGCGACGACGCGTTCGGCCCCGCCGACGGCGAGGACCCGTTCGGCTCGGACGGCGACTCGGAGGGGCCGTCGGTCGAGGTCGCCGTCGAGACCGACGGGGAGATATACGCCGACCCCGGGCGGGTCCGGCAGCTCCTCGGGAACCTGTTCCGGAACGCCGACGAGCACGGCGGCGAGCGCGTCGTCGTCGACGACCTTCCGGACGGGTTCTACGTCGAAGACGACGGGCCGGGGATCGCCCCGGACGAGCGCGACGAGGTGTTCGAGAGCGGCTACACCACCTCCGAGACGGGGACCGGCTTCGGGCTCGCGATCGTCGAGCGCATCGCCGAGGCGCACGGCTGGGAGGTCGCCGTCGCGGAGGGTGACGGCGGCGGCGCCCGCTTCGAGTTCGTCGACGTCGACCGGCCGGAGTCGGCGGGCGCGGAACCGGGCACGGAGGACGGTGAATCGAGCGTCGCGGGCGGCGGGTCGACCGGCGTGGGCGGCGAGTCGGCCCCCGGAGAGGCGGGGCAGCGGGACTAG
- a CDS encoding OsmC family protein: MADIETSTVSEEGYASTSQVGEFDLQIDATDETGPNPNATLVATYASCYLPALRVGGSQRGEEDLGTIQIDASAELDDDDDLESIAFDVHVEADLDDETAADIAERAEGICHVHSALREGLHADVSVYPGAF; encoded by the coding sequence ATGGCAGACATCGAGACGTCCACGGTTTCCGAAGAAGGGTACGCCAGCACCAGTCAGGTCGGGGAGTTCGACCTCCAGATCGACGCGACCGACGAGACGGGACCGAACCCGAACGCGACGCTCGTCGCGACGTACGCCTCCTGTTACCTCCCCGCGCTCCGCGTCGGCGGGAGCCAGCGCGGCGAGGAGGACTTGGGCACGATCCAGATCGACGCGAGCGCCGAACTCGACGACGACGACGACCTCGAATCGATCGCGTTCGACGTCCACGTCGAGGCCGACCTCGACGACGAGACCGCCGCCGACATCGCCGAGCGCGCCGAGGGCATCTGTCACGTCCACAGCGCGCTCCGCGAGGGGCTCCACGCCGACGTCAGCGTCTACCCCGGCGCGTTCTGA
- a CDS encoding sugar porter family MFS transporter, translated as MSTADMRAVIRGDGGRFVYVVSALAALNGLLFGFDTGIISGAILFIDTTFELSPLIEGIVVSGAMVGAAAGAAVGGQISDRIGRKRFILISAGVFFLGSFLMAVAPTVEVLVAGRMIDGVAIGFASIVGPLYISEIAPPSVRGGLTSLNQLMVTVGILSSYFVNYAFSGSGSWRIMLGAGMVPAVVLAAGMARMPESPRWLYERGRTDEARAVLRRTRDGEVDSELSEIETTVEAQSDSGVRDLLSPWMRPALIVGLGLAVFQQITGINAVMYYAPTVLESTAFGSSQSILASVAIGAVNVVMTVVAILLVDRVGRRPLLLVGTGGMIGSLTVAGLVFQFADPTGGLGWLATLTLISFVAFFAIGLGPVFWLLISEIYPLAVRGSAMGIVTVANWLANLAVTLSFPVLLDGIGTPATFWLFGACSVVALLFTYRTVPETNGRTLEAIEADLRGATGMTADASGDD; from the coding sequence ATGTCAACCGCTGATATGCGGGCCGTGATCCGGGGCGACGGCGGACGCTTCGTGTACGTCGTCTCCGCGCTCGCGGCGCTCAACGGACTCCTGTTCGGGTTCGATACGGGGATCATCTCCGGAGCCATCCTCTTTATCGACACCACCTTCGAACTGAGTCCCCTGATCGAGGGGATCGTCGTCAGCGGCGCGATGGTCGGCGCGGCCGCCGGGGCGGCCGTCGGCGGGCAGATATCCGACCGCATCGGCCGCAAGCGGTTCATCCTGATCTCGGCCGGGGTGTTCTTCCTCGGCTCGTTCCTCATGGCGGTCGCGCCGACCGTCGAGGTGCTCGTCGCGGGGCGGATGATAGACGGGGTCGCGATCGGGTTCGCCTCGATCGTCGGCCCGCTGTACATCTCCGAGATCGCGCCGCCGTCCGTCCGCGGCGGGCTCACGTCGCTGAACCAACTGATGGTCACCGTGGGGATCCTCTCGTCGTACTTCGTCAACTACGCCTTCTCCGGCTCCGGGTCGTGGCGGATCATGCTCGGCGCGGGGATGGTCCCCGCCGTCGTGCTCGCGGCCGGGATGGCCCGGATGCCCGAGAGCCCCCGGTGGCTCTACGAACGGGGGCGGACCGACGAGGCCCGCGCCGTCCTCCGTCGCACGCGCGACGGCGAGGTCGACTCGGAGCTGTCGGAGATCGAGACGACCGTCGAGGCCCAGTCCGACAGCGGGGTCCGCGACCTCCTCAGCCCGTGGATGCGCCCGGCGCTGATCGTCGGTCTCGGGCTGGCGGTCTTCCAGCAGATCACCGGGATCAACGCGGTGATGTACTACGCGCCGACCGTGCTGGAGTCGACCGCGTTCGGAAGCTCGCAGTCGATCCTCGCGTCGGTGGCTATCGGCGCCGTCAACGTCGTCATGACGGTCGTCGCGATTCTCCTCGTCGACCGCGTGGGACGCCGGCCGCTCCTGCTCGTCGGGACCGGCGGGATGATCGGGTCGCTCACCGTCGCCGGGCTCGTCTTCCAGTTCGCCGACCCGACCGGCGGACTGGGGTGGCTGGCGACGCTCACGCTCATCTCGTTCGTCGCGTTCTTCGCGATCGGACTCGGGCCGGTGTTCTGGCTGCTCATCTCCGAGATATACCCGCTCGCCGTCCGCGGGAGCGCGATGGGGATCGTGACCGTCGCCAACTGGCTCGCGAACCTCGCGGTGACGCTGTCGTTCCCGGTGCTGCTCGACGGGATCGGCACGCCGGCGACGTTCTGGCTGTTCGGCGCCTGTAGCGTCGTCGCCCTCCTGTTCACCTACCGGACCGTCCCCGAGACCAACGGCCGGACCTTGGAGGCGATCGAGGCCGACCTCCGGGGCGCGACCGGAATGACGGCGGACGCCTCCGGCGACGACTGA